In the Rhinatrema bivittatum chromosome 6, aRhiBiv1.1, whole genome shotgun sequence genome, one interval contains:
- the TMEM37 gene encoding LOW QUALITY PROTEIN: voltage-dependent calcium channel gamma-like subunit (The sequence of the model RefSeq protein was modified relative to this genomic sequence to represent the inferred CDS: inserted 1 base in 1 codon), whose amino-acid sequence MTAIAVQMHRIPAYRRPGRPFFEMFIRGLIILCVAVAVVLSSISVCDGHWLFAKGKLFGLWHFCTMDNSSVPQCTRNLNLAQVDGMNLGMILSRSAVSFAVVVAIFGLELLMVSQVCDNADSRRKWTMGSVLVLISFTLSLAGVLXFVIVLKNHVTLMGFTLTYWSQFTAVFLFFLNGISGLHINSITYPLHRLRKA is encoded by the exons ATGACTGCCATAGCCGTGCAG ATGCACAGAATACCTGCCTACAGAAGGCCTGGAAGGCCATTCTTTGAGATGTTCATCAGAGGTTTAATTATCCTGTGTGTGGCCGTAGCGGTGGTCCTCTCCTCCATCTCGGTGTGCGATGGTCACTGGCTCTTTGCCAAGGGGAAGCTGTTTGGCTTGTGGCACTTCTGCACCATGGACAACAGCAGCGTGCCGCAGTGTACCAGAAACCTGAACCTCGCCCAGGTGGATGGGATGAACCTGGGAATGATCCTGTCCAGAAGCGCCGTCTCCTTTGCTGTCGTGGTGGCCATCTTTGGCCTGGAGCTCCTGATGGTCTCCCAAGTTTGTGACAATGCTGACTCGAGGAGGAAGTGGACCATGGGCTCCGTTCTCGTCCTGATATCCTTTACCTTGTCCTTGGCTGGAGTGC ATTTTGTCATCGTCCTGAAGAACCATGTTACTCTCATGGGTTTCACGTTGACCTACTGGAGCCAGTTTACGGctgtcttcctcttcttcctgaaTGGCATCAGTGGCCTTCACATTAACAGTATAACATATCCGTTGCACCGATTA